In the genome of Leptotrichia sp. HSP-536, the window GCTGTGATGAAGATTTCACTTCTTTCGCAGTTTCAGGATTTTTGGCATTTTGATTTGCATTATTTCCAGTTCCTGTATTTCCTCCAGCAGAAGATGTCGCTCGTTCACTTCCTTTTCTTTCTTTAAGAGTTCCATTTGCTGAAGATGTAGCTTTTTCACTGGTTTTACCTTCTACCGTAGTTTGTACTTTATTTTTTGTAAATTGTTTATAATTTCCAAATACAATTAACGAAACTGCCCCTAAAAATAATATTATCTTTTTTTTATTGCTCATTATTTTCTCTCCTTTTTCTTTTTGATTATATTTACATTTTTTCAGTTTTGTTTATAAATATTATACACCATTTTACATTTTTTTTCATTCGTAATTTATTTAAAAATCAAAAATTATTTTAGAAAATTTATGGAAAAAAAGTCTAAAAATGATACAATATTTCACAAAGGTAAGTAAAGTCAAAAGTTAGTTTTGTAAGTATAATTTGGAATATTTTAAGAAAAAAGAGGTATTTATTATGGAAAATTTTGAAAAATTGAAAAGTAATAATAATCTAAATAAAAAAAATAAAGTGGAAAAAATTAGAATTGTAAAAAGTGGATACGGGAATGAAGATTTGTTAAAAGATTTTTATGATTATTTGAAAGAAAAAAATATTCAGGAAGTTTTTGGCGTGGAAGAGGCGGATTTGATAATCTCGCTTGGTGGCGACGGGACAATGCTTATTGCGGCAAAAGAGGCAATTGCGGGAAATATTCCTGTGCTTGCAGTAAATATGGGTTCACTTGGATATTTGGCTGAAGTAAAACCTCAAAATGCAGTTAAAATGCTGCAGGATTACGAAAATGGGAATTACAAGATAGAAGAAAGGGCATTTTTAGAAGTGAAATATGAAGACAACACTTTTTATGCCTTAAATGAGCTTGTTATAACAAAAGGCGGACATGAAGCGCATTTAATACAAGTTGAAGTTTATTCAAATGATATTTTTGTAAATAAATACAGAGCCGACGGAATAATTGTAGCAACTCCCACAGGCTCCACAGCCTATTCACTTTCAGCAGGCGGCTCAATTGTTCATCCAGGATTAAATGCCCTGTCGATAACGCCATTAGCTCCACAAAGCCTGACAGCACGTCCAATTATTGTAAATGGCTGTGAAGTGCTTAGTTTTAAGGCGACTTCCAGAGATGAGGCTGTTCACTTGAATATTGACGGGAATCAGTGGTTCCAAATTCAGCAAAATGATCTTGTATCAGCAAGATTATCAAAGAAAAAAATTAAAATAGTAAAACCAGTAGATAGTGATTATTACAGTATTTTAAGACAAAAATTGAAATGGGGAGATTCTGTATTATAATTATTAAAATAAGAAATATAAATGAAAAATTAATTATCAAATTAAAATAGCATAAAATATAATTTACAGGTAAATTTGTAATTATAAAAAATAAAATAGTGAAAGGAAGGAAATGCTAAGAGAATTAAGATTAAATAATTTAGCGATAATAAAAAATCTGGACTTGGAATTTAATGAAAAATTTATTGCATTGACTGGAGAAACTGGGGCTGGAAAATCAATTATTTTAAATGGAATTTCACTATTAATTGGTGAAAGAAGTCATACTGAGATGATTAGGAATGGGGAAGAAAATCTTTTTGCGGAAGGTGTTTTTGAATTGAATGAAAATCAGAAGAAAAGACTAAATGAGCTTGGATTTGAAATAGAAGATGATGAGCTGATTATAACTCGTTTTTTTGACAGAAGTTCAAAATCTAAAATAATGGTAAATGGAAAAAGACAAACTTTATCAAGATTAAAGGAGCTTATGGTAAACATTATTGATTTAGTCGGGCAGCACGAGCATCAGTTTTTGTTAAATAACGAATATCATTTGCACTTGCTAGACAGATTTTTAAATGATGAAGGAAAAGAGCTTTCCAAAAAGATTCGTGAAAATGTAAGTGAAATCAAAAAATTAAATTTAAGAATAAAAAATATTGAAAATGAAAAATCCAAAATTGAAGAAAAAAAAGATGTGCTGGAATTTCAATTTAATGAAATTAATGAACTGGATTTAAAAGAAAATGAAGATAATGAACTGGAAGAAGAATACAGAATTTTGTTTAATGCTGGAAAAATCAGCGAAAAACTGGAAGAAACTTCTCAATTGCTAAAAGAGGGAGAATTTTCCATTCTGACTGCATTAGGGCGGGCAAAAAGAAATTTGGAGCAGCTTTCAGATTTATCAGAGTCTTACAGCGAACTTTCTGAAAAAATAGAGTCTGTTTTATACGAAATTGAAGAAATTTCCTATTCTGTGGACAATTCTATTGGCGATGTTGAAATAAATGACAATAAATTGGAAAAGATTGTGGAAAGAATTGATAAAATTAATAAATTGAAAAGAAAATATGGTTCGACAATTACAGAAATTTTGGAATTTAAAGACAAAATTGAAAAAGACTTGTCGCTAGTAAATTTTGAAAATGAAGAGCTGGAAAATCTTAAAATTCAGAAAAAAGAGCTTGTAAGCCAGTATTTTCAGGATAGTGAAAAATTGAGCGAAATTCGGATGAAAATTGCAGGAAATCTCCAAAATACAGTGGATATTCAATTAAGCGACTTGAATATGGAAAATGCAAAATTTAAAGTGGAAATAGTCAAAAAAGAGGAAATTACAGCCCATGGAACAGACAATGCAGAATTTTTAATTACAACAAATGTAGGAGAAACTTTTAAGCCGCTTGCTAAAATTGCCTCAGGCGGAGAAATTTCACGTATAATGCTTGCTCTAAAAAGTGTATTTTCTGAAGTTGACAATATTTCAGTATTGATTTTTGATGAAATTGATACGGGAATTTCTGGAGAAACGGTGCGAAGAGTGGCGGAAAAATTGAGAGAACTTTCAAGAAATACACAAATTATCTGTGTAACACATTCTCCGCAAATCGCTGGAAAGGCTCAGCAGCAGTTTTTTATCAAAAAGGAAATTGAAAATAATTTTACGGAGACAAAAGTTAGAGAACTGAATACAGAAGAGAGAATAAGAGAAATTGCAAGAATTATTTCAGGAGATAACATTACGGAAGCATCTGTAAGCCACGCCAAGGAGATTATGGGATTATGGGACAAAAAAGTGCTGATATAGATAATTCGGAGAAAAAATTAGAAATTTCTGAAAAGAAAAAGTTAAATTTGATAAAAGATAATTTTGATAAAAAAAGTAAAATATCAGTTAAAAATCAAATGCAGCTGAAAAACTTCCTGGAATTTCTAAAATTTGAAAAAAGAAGTTCTCAAAACACATTAAATGGGTATAATCGTGATTTAATGCAATTTTTTCTATTTGTAAAAAAAGATTTTTCTGAAATTGGAGAAAAAGAAATTTCTAGTTATATTGATAATTTGAATAAAAAATTGAGAAAAAATTCAATTTTGAGAAAAGTTTCAGTATTAAAGGCATTTTACAAATTTTGTTATTTGAATAAGTCGATTGAAAAAGATCCCGCAGGAATGGTAAAAAATTTAAATCGTGAATATCAGCCGCCTGAAATTTTGACATTGGAGGAAATAATGCAGATTGTGGATAATTGCCCAGCCACACCTGCTGGAATGCAAAATAGACTGATTATTAAATTACTAATTATAACAGGAGCAATGATTTCAGAAATTCTAAATTTAGAAATAAAGGATGTTGAAAGCCCAAATTATGAATTTATAAAAATTTTTAGAAAAAATTCAAAATATCAAATAATGCCAGCTGATAACAATTTTGAAAAGGAAATCAAAAATTATCTGAAAGTTTATAGACCAGAATTAAAAAATGCAAATGAAAATTTAAAAATATTTCCCAATATCCGTCGTGAGAAATTTTGGAAAAACTTAAAAATTATTGCCCAAAATGCAAAAATTGAAAAAAATGTATATCCGCATATTTTTAGAAACTCTTTGGCTGAAATTTTGTCTGAAGCTAATGCTAATATCCAAATTATTCAGGAAATATTGGGAAAAGTAAATATTACAACGGCAAAAATTGAAAAAAAAGTAAAAAAATTTAAATTAAAAATGATCTACAATAATATAAAACTAGGAGATGATTAAGTAAATGAAAGAAAAACGTGAATTGAAAAAACAGAATGATGAAAAATTGAGAATACTGATAATTACAATTATGACATATTTTATATTTTTCCTTATAACGAAAATGGAACTGATAACTTCATATTTGGGAATAGTTGTCTTAATTTTATTGTATATGTATGCAAATTTTAATTTGATAAACATATTTTTTACAAGTAAAAGGACTACTTTTAAAATATATGCTTTTCTACTTTTGGAATTAATTTATTTGTTTACGGGAAATATTTCAATGTTAGGGTCGATATTGTACATAATATTGTTTTCTGCTTTGATTTTTTTCATAAGAAAAGATGAAGGACGTGAAGAAATTCCTAAAATAATTAAATTTGTTCAAGTATTTATTACATTTAAAGTTGTTTTTGTTGTATCAATGTTGATTTTTTAATTTTTTTAAACTATATAAAAGTTATAAAAAATAGTTGAGAAATATAAAAAAAAGTAGTATAATGACAAAATATAATAAATTTTACTTTTAAAATTATTATTTTGTATAGAAAAATCACTTTAAAAAATAGATTTGAAAATTAAAATAAACCTTGAGATTATTTAATCTTTTCAGTCTAAATTTTTAGTATTAAGATGAATTGGAGAAATAAAATGGAAGCTAGCATTAACAATAGTAGAACTGATGTTATGAAATATATGGAAGAAGTTACGGATAGAGCAGTAAATGCACAAGTAGAAAAAAATTTATTTCTTGGAGAATACAAAGAAAGAATTATAAAAGCCCTTACATTTGATGAAATTAAGGAAAAAGGTATTTATTATGAAATAGAAAAGGCTCTAGAAAATAAAGATGTTGCAAAAATGGTTATTTCGAGACATTCAAATTTTGACGATATAAAAAAATATATTGAAATAGCTAAAAGAAAAAAAATACCATACAAAATGATAGATAATTTACTCTGTGAGGGACAAATAGCATTGGTGGTAGTGGCAAAGGATGCTGTTACTCATGAAGATGGAGATGAAATCGTAGTAACTTCAAAATTGGAAACTTGTCATATAAAACATTTACCAGATGTATATTATGAAGCTATGGAAAGTGCAATTTGTGATTTTCATATGAATATCATAAAGAAGGAAATGCCAGAATATGCAAAAAATTATAAAGAATTGACTTTTATGGATAAACTATTTGGATCAAAATGTCCAATATGTCAAAAATTAGGAGGAAAAAAACGTGGTTGATGGATTTAGAATAACAGGAAAAACTCCATTAAATGGAGTAATAAAAGTAAGTGGAGCTAAAAATGCAGCTCTTCCAATAATTATCGCAACTCTTGTTGCAAAAGGGGAATATATCTTAAAAAATGTTCCAAACTTGAGAGACATTAGAGTAACAATGAAATTACTTGAAGATTTGGGAATGAAAACTGAAAAATTGGATAACAATACTTATAAAATTATAAACAATGGCTTTAAAAGAACTGAAGCAAGCTATCAGATTGTAAAACAGATGAGAGCATCATTTTTAGTAATGGGACCAATGATTGCAAATCTAGATGAAGCAGTAGTTTCACTTCCTGGAGGATGTGCAATAGGTTCAAGACCTGTCGATTTACATTTAAAGGGATTTGAAATGCTAGGTGCCGATATTACAAGAGTACACGGATATGTTCACGCAAAATCAGATAATTTAAAAGGAGCTGAAATTCCTTTAGGTTTCCCAAGTGTAGGAGCGACACAGAATATTATGATGGCAGCTGTAAAAACGCCAGGTAAAACTATTATTTCAAATGCAGCAAGAGAGCCTGAAATCGTTGATTTAGGAAACTTCTTAAATAAAATGGGAGCTAAAATTACAGGGCTTGGAACACCAAACATTGAAATTGAAGGAGTGGAAGAGCTTCATGCGGTAGAATATTCAATTATGCCAGATAGAATTGAAGCAGGAACTTATGTAATAGCATCACTGGTTACAGAAGGAGATTTAAAAATTCAGGATGCAAGACTTGAAGATTTGGGAGTATTTAAATCTGAACTGGAAACTATGGGAGTAAAATTCAAACAGGATAGAGATATGTTATCTGTAATCGGAAAAGTAAAAGATTTGAAGCCATCAAAAATAAAAACATTACCGCATCCAGGATTTCCAACAGATATGCAGCCTCAAATGATGTTATTGCAAACGTTAGTAAACGGTGGAAGCTCAATGGAAGAAACTGTCTTTGAAAACAGATTTATGCATGTGCCTGAATTTAACAGAATGGGTGCAGATATTACGATAAGACACGGAGTTGCCTTTATAAATGGAGGATTGCCATTAACTGGAGCGGAAGTAATGTCTTCAGATTTAAGAGCAGGAGCGGCACTGGTTCTGGCGGCACTTGCGGCGGACGGAGAAACAATTGTAAACAGAGTTTATCATATCGACAGAGGTTATGACAGACTGGAATTGAAATTAAACACTGTTGGAGCAAAAATTGAAAGAATCAAACTAGATATTTAACTTTATATAAAACTGAAAAAATTTAAGACGTGGGTATATTTTAGAAAAAAACTAGAAAATACCCACAATTTTAGTTTTATATTATTACTTTTCTTTTTTCAAAAAATCAAACATTTTCTAAAAACTTTTAAAAATAAATTCAAAAACCGGATATGATTAAAATTTATATTAAAGAAAAACTAAAAAATATAATTAAAAAATTTACAAAACATATTTTTTATAGTACAATATGTTTAGAAATATAAATTTAGATTATTTTTGGAAACGATAAATGTAAAAAATATTTGAAATTAGGAGGTTTTAATGAAAATAAAAGATTTATTTGAAAAAAAAGAGCGTTTAATTTCTTTTGAGATTTTTCCGCCAAATAAAAATTTTTCTGAAGAGAAATTAAAGAATGTAACTGCTGAATTGGTAAAGTATAATCCTGATTTTATCAGTGTTACATATGGTGCTGGCGGAAAAACTAAAGGTGGAACTATTGAAATGGCTTCTCACATTAAAAATAATTTGAAGACGGAAGTTTTGGCTCATTTGACTTGTGTTGGAAGTAAAAAAAGTGAAATTCACGATTACTTGCAGGAAGCAAAAAGTAAAAATATAAAAAATATTTTGGCACTTCGTGGAGACGTACCGCAGGGAGAAACAGAAGAAATTTACAATAAAGGCGATTATAAATATGCTTCTGAGTTAATCAGCGATTTGAGAAAAAACAGCGAATTTAATGATTTTTCAATTGGCGGGGCATTTTATCCTGAAACTCATTATGAAAATAATGATTTAGTTGACCTGTTCCATCTGAAGAATAAAGTTGAAGCTGGAACGGATTTTTTGGCTTCTCAAATGTTCTTTGACAATGACGTTTTTGTAAAATTTAAGGAGCAAGCTGAAAAACTGGATATCAAAGTTCCATTGATTGCGGGAATTATGCCAGTTACAAATGCCAAGCAAATAAAAAGAATTATAGAACTTTCCAAATGTTCTGTACCTGAAAAATTGGATAAATTGCTGGAAAAATATGGAGATAATCCAGAATCTATGAAAAAAGCTGGAATAATGTATGCAAGTGAGCAAATTATAGAACTGTTGGCCTATGGAATCAAGGGAATTCATATTTATACGATGAATAAACCTGAAATTGCAAAGGAAATTATGAAAAATATTGAATTTGCAAGATAGATTTAAAATAGAAGGCTGTTTTTATATTATTTAGTAATACAAGTAAAAGTATTACAAAGGAGTGGTAAAGATGGCTATAGTAACGGTTAGACTTGATGAAAATGTGAAAAAAGAAGCGGAGATATTATTTAAAAAAATGGATCTTAATATGAGTACAGCAATGAATCTGTTTTTGAAAAAATGTATTTTGGAGCGGGGGATTCCGTTTGAATTAAAAATTTCAAATAAAGAAACTAGAAAAGTTTTGGAGAAAGTTGAAAAAGGTATTGGATTAAGTAAAATTTTCGACAGTATAGATAAGATGATGGAGAATTTGATTAGGTTGTGTCTGAAAACTCGAAATCTATGTTATTTTTAATGTTTTTTTTATTTTATAAATTATACAAATCACCATAAAATCAGTGTTTATTATTTTTGATTTTGGAAAAATTTGTTAAAAATTCATCATTTGGAGAGTTTTCAGACACGCCCTAAAACAATAAATTTTTTATAACTCCTGTTCAGGAAGAGGTCAAGATTTCCTGCGAGAAAATAAATAAATTATAATTTCTTTTTTTCAAATGGGGTTTAGTATAATTAGGAGCAGCGAGTTATACTTTTAATAGACCGTATAAAAGTAGAGAAAAACGATTAGAAGTACATTATTTGAATGGAAAAAGAGAAGGAGAAGCAAGATTTTTTTATCAAATATTTTTATGAAAATGGAAAATCTCGTTAAAAATAAATTTATGCTAGAATTTGAAAAAAATAGACAAAAAATATTGAAGAAAAATTAGAAAAAATGTAAAAAGTTTAAATGAATTAAGAAAGGAAGTGCAAAAATGAACTACAAAATTGCAGTATTAAATGGAGATGGAATTGGACCGGAAATAGTGGCTGAGACAATAAAAGTTCTGGACAAGGCTGGAGAAAAATTTGGACATAAGTTTGAATATGTTCAGGGATATTTAGGTGGAGAATCCATTGATAAGTATGGTGTTCCTCTATCTGATGAAACAATTCAGGTGTGCAGTGAAAGTGATGCAATTTTACTTGGGGCTATTGGTGGGCCTAAATGGGATAACATTGAGCCTGAGAAACGTCCTGAGAGAGGGCTTCTTGCGATTAGGAAGGAACTTGGAGTTTATACGAATTTGCGACCTGCTATTTTGTTTAAATCGTTAAAAAGTGCGAGTCCTTTGAAGGAAGAAATAATTGGAGATGGACTTGATGTGATGATTGTAAGGGAGCTTACTGGAGGGCTTTATTTTGGGCATAGGGAATATTCTGATGAAAAGGCGTTTGATACACTTCCTTATACAAGGGCTGAAATTGAAAGAATTGCAAAAAAAGCATTTGAAATTGCAAAACTTAGAAATAAAAAACTTACGAGCGTAGATAAACACAATGTTTTGGATACTTCAAAATTGTGGAGAAAAGTCGTGGAGGAAATTTCAAAAGATTATCCAGAAGTGGAAGTTTCGCATATGTATGTGGATAATGCGGCAATGCAGCTGATTGCCAATCCTAGACAATTTGATGTGATTTTGACTGAAAATATGTTTGGAGATATTTTGTCAGATGAGGCTTCAATGCTTACAGGATCACTTGGAATGCTGCCATCAGCGAGTCTTGGAGATGGAAAAGTCGGACTTTATGAGCCAAGTCACGGTTCAGCACCTGATATAGCTGGAAAAAATATTGCAAATCCAATAGCGACAATACTTTCAGCAGTAATGATGTTAAGATACTCATTTAATCTTCAAAAAGAGGCTGATGCGATAGAAAAAGCTGTGGAGAAAGTGCTGGAAGCAGGATTTAGAACGGCTGATATTTATACAGATGGTATGAAGAAAGTTGGAACTGATGAAATGGGAACTGAGATTGCTAATAGAATTTAATAAATTTTACATTATGAGAAAAAGAAAGGAATAAATATAGATTTATGAGAAAAATTTTATTGTTTTTATTATTGATTCTGTCTTTTCAAATTATTGCAAAGGAAGAAGAAGTAAGAATTTGGTATCAAAATGGTAAAATAACCGAAGTTGGTATAACAATTGAAGAAATAGTCGATTTAAGAAATATAGAAATTAATGAAAGTAACAAAGTGGAAATAGAAATGAAAAATTATAAATTTTTTGTTGACAAATCAGATTTGATACAGGAATATAACAATAATAAAGAAAATATTCGAAATAAAGTTCCTAAATTAAGTAACTTAGGAAGTAAAATTGATAAGAAACAACTTAAAGATATTGATTTTAGAGAAACTTTAATTTCATTAATAAAGAATAAAAAAGTTATTATTTATGATAAAACGAAAAAGAAAAATTTACAAGAAGTAGCTATTTGTAGTGGTTATTCTGAAGAAACAAATCAAAAAAGACAAGGTTTTTCCGGAGTTATATATGAAAAACTCATTTATAGTGTTGATTTGAAAGATAAAATAATTATTCCTGATTGGAGATTTCACTATAGTGGAGTGGTAAATAATAATCCAAAAGATAATATAAAACGTAGTGAAAAATCCGAGAATGTAAAAAAATTTAAAGAAGAAGCTATAAAAAATCCAGGAAAAGAATTTAGATTTCATGTGACTAAATAAATTATAAAAAGAAAATGAGGCATAGTTATGGAAGAAATATTACACTATGAAAATGTAACTTTTAAGCGTGATGGTAGAGAAATACTGAAAGGAATTGACTGGCATATAAATAAAGGTGAGAATTGGGTACTTTTGGGACTTAATGGTTCTGGAAAGTCAACCCTTCTTGGAATGATACCAGCCTATATTTTCCCAACTTCTGGAGAAGTGAGAGTTTTTGGGCATAAATTTGGTAATTATTCTTGGAAAAAAATAAAAAATCGAGTTGGATTTGTGAGTTCCACATTAAATAATTTTTCAAGCACATTAAATGGTGAAAAGCTGGAAGATGTTGTAATTTCTGGAAAGTTTAATTCAATTGGGATTTATGATGAAGTTGTGGATGAGGATAGGGAAAAGGCTGATAAGATTATTGAGGATTTTAAGATTTCATATATAAAAAATAATCGTTTTGGTACTTTGTCGCAAGGAGAGCAACGACGGACATTGCTTGCAAGAGCTTTTATGAATGAGCCTGATTTGCTGATACTGGACGAGCCTTGTTCAGGGCTTGATGTAACTTCGAGGAGTATTTTTGAAAGTTCTTGAGAAAATTCCAAAAATGATAATGCAATACCGTTTATTTACGTAACTCATCAGATTGAGGAAATTATGCCGTCAGTAACTCATGTGGCACTTCTTCACAATGGAAAAATTTTAGCAAAAGGGCTTAAAAAGGATATTTTGACTGGTAAATTACTTTCTCGGATGTTTAATTTGGATGTGAAGATTGTTTGGGAAAATGAAAGACCTTGGCTGATTGTGAGATAAATTTAGGATTTATCTAAAAGGAGTTGATTTATTAAACATGGATAAAAGCAGAAAATTTATGGCAGTAATTTTAGCATTGCTTGCAGCTATTTTTTATGCAATTAATACACCGTTTTCTAAACTACTTTTAAATAAAATTCCTCCGACATTGATGGCATCTTTTTTATATCTGGGAGCTGGAACTGGTGTCGGTATTATGTACTTGTTTCGTAATAAAGATAAGGATAAATACGAAAAGTTGAATAAAGCAGATCTTCCTTATACTATTGGAATGATTGCTCTTGATATTGCGGCACCTATATTCCTGATGATTGGTATAAATATTGGTTCAGCTTCAAATGCTTCACTGCTTGGCAACTTTGAAATTGTAGCAACAACAATTATTGCTCTTTTGATATTTAAGGAGAAGGTAACATCAAAGTTATGGATTGCTATCGGATTTATTACAGTATCAAGCATAGTTCTTTCAGTTG includes:
- a CDS encoding NAD(+)/NADH kinase, yielding MENFEKLKSNNNLNKKNKVEKIRIVKSGYGNEDLLKDFYDYLKEKNIQEVFGVEEADLIISLGGDGTMLIAAKEAIAGNIPVLAVNMGSLGYLAEVKPQNAVKMLQDYENGNYKIEERAFLEVKYEDNTFYALNELVITKGGHEAHLIQVEVYSNDIFVNKYRADGIIVATPTGSTAYSLSAGGSIVHPGLNALSITPLAPQSLTARPIIVNGCEVLSFKATSRDEAVHLNIDGNQWFQIQQNDLVSARLSKKKIKIVKPVDSDYYSILRQKLKWGDSVL
- the recN gene encoding DNA repair protein RecN — translated: MLRELRLNNLAIIKNLDLEFNEKFIALTGETGAGKSIILNGISLLIGERSHTEMIRNGEENLFAEGVFELNENQKKRLNELGFEIEDDELIITRFFDRSSKSKIMVNGKRQTLSRLKELMVNIIDLVGQHEHQFLLNNEYHLHLLDRFLNDEGKELSKKIRENVSEIKKLNLRIKNIENEKSKIEEKKDVLEFQFNEINELDLKENEDNELEEEYRILFNAGKISEKLEETSQLLKEGEFSILTALGRAKRNLEQLSDLSESYSELSEKIESVLYEIEEISYSVDNSIGDVEINDNKLEKIVERIDKINKLKRKYGSTITEILEFKDKIEKDLSLVNFENEELENLKIQKKELVSQYFQDSEKLSEIRMKIAGNLQNTVDIQLSDLNMENAKFKVEIVKKEEITAHGTDNAEFLITTNVGETFKPLAKIASGGEISRIMLALKSVFSEVDNISVLIFDEIDTGISGETVRRVAEKLRELSRNTQIICVTHSPQIAGKAQQQFFIKKEIENNFTETKVRELNTEERIREIARIISGDNITEASVSHAKEIMGLWDKKVLI
- a CDS encoding tyrosine-type recombinase/integrase, giving the protein MGQKSADIDNSEKKLEISEKKKLNLIKDNFDKKSKISVKNQMQLKNFLEFLKFEKRSSQNTLNGYNRDLMQFFLFVKKDFSEIGEKEISSYIDNLNKKLRKNSILRKVSVLKAFYKFCYLNKSIEKDPAGMVKNLNREYQPPEILTLEEIMQIVDNCPATPAGMQNRLIIKLLIITGAMISEILNLEIKDVESPNYEFIKIFRKNSKYQIMPADNNFEKEIKNYLKVYRPELKNANENLKIFPNIRREKFWKNLKIIAQNAKIEKNVYPHIFRNSLAEILSEANANIQIIQEILGKVNITTAKIEKKVKKFKLKMIYNNIKLGDD
- a CDS encoding phospholipid phosphatase: MKEKRELKKQNDEKLRILIITIMTYFIFFLITKMELITSYLGIVVLILLYMYANFNLINIFFTSKRTTFKIYAFLLLELIYLFTGNISMLGSILYIILFSALIFFIRKDEGREEIPKIIKFVQVFITFKVVFVVSMLIF
- a CDS encoding DUF1694 domain-containing protein → MEASINNSRTDVMKYMEEVTDRAVNAQVEKNLFLGEYKERIIKALTFDEIKEKGIYYEIEKALENKDVAKMVISRHSNFDDIKKYIEIAKRKKIPYKMIDNLLCEGQIALVVVAKDAVTHEDGDEIVVTSKLETCHIKHLPDVYYEAMESAICDFHMNIIKKEMPEYAKNYKELTFMDKLFGSKCPICQKLGGKKRG
- the murA gene encoding UDP-N-acetylglucosamine 1-carboxyvinyltransferase; the encoded protein is MVDGFRITGKTPLNGVIKVSGAKNAALPIIIATLVAKGEYILKNVPNLRDIRVTMKLLEDLGMKTEKLDNNTYKIINNGFKRTEASYQIVKQMRASFLVMGPMIANLDEAVVSLPGGCAIGSRPVDLHLKGFEMLGADITRVHGYVHAKSDNLKGAEIPLGFPSVGATQNIMMAAVKTPGKTIISNAAREPEIVDLGNFLNKMGAKITGLGTPNIEIEGVEELHAVEYSIMPDRIEAGTYVIASLVTEGDLKIQDARLEDLGVFKSELETMGVKFKQDRDMLSVIGKVKDLKPSKIKTLPHPGFPTDMQPQMMLLQTLVNGGSSMEETVFENRFMHVPEFNRMGADITIRHGVAFINGGLPLTGAEVMSSDLRAGAALVLAALAADGETIVNRVYHIDRGYDRLELKLNTVGAKIERIKLDI
- the metF gene encoding methylenetetrahydrofolate reductase [NAD(P)H], translated to MKIKDLFEKKERLISFEIFPPNKNFSEEKLKNVTAELVKYNPDFISVTYGAGGKTKGGTIEMASHIKNNLKTEVLAHLTCVGSKKSEIHDYLQEAKSKNIKNILALRGDVPQGETEEIYNKGDYKYASELISDLRKNSEFNDFSIGGAFYPETHYENNDLVDLFHLKNKVEAGTDFLASQMFFDNDVFVKFKEQAEKLDIKVPLIAGIMPVTNAKQIKRIIELSKCSVPEKLDKLLEKYGDNPESMKKAGIMYASEQIIELLAYGIKGIHIYTMNKPEIAKEIMKNIEFAR
- a CDS encoding type II toxin-antitoxin system RelB/DinJ family antitoxin, which encodes MAIVTVRLDENVKKEAEILFKKMDLNMSTAMNLFLKKCILERGIPFELKISNKETRKVLEKVEKGIGLSKIFDSIDKMMENLIRLCLKTRNLCYF
- the leuB gene encoding 3-isopropylmalate dehydrogenase, giving the protein MNYKIAVLNGDGIGPEIVAETIKVLDKAGEKFGHKFEYVQGYLGGESIDKYGVPLSDETIQVCSESDAILLGAIGGPKWDNIEPEKRPERGLLAIRKELGVYTNLRPAILFKSLKSASPLKEEIIGDGLDVMIVRELTGGLYFGHREYSDEKAFDTLPYTRAEIERIAKKAFEIAKLRNKKLTSVDKHNVLDTSKLWRKVVEEISKDYPEVEVSHMYVDNAAMQLIANPRQFDVILTENMFGDILSDEASMLTGSLGMLPSASLGDGKVGLYEPSHGSAPDIAGKNIANPIATILSAVMMLRYSFNLQKEADAIEKAVEKVLEAGFRTADIYTDGMKKVGTDEMGTEIANRI
- a CDS encoding ABC transporter ATP-binding protein; this encodes MEEILHYENVTFKRDGREILKGIDWHINKGENWVLLGLNGSGKSTLLGMIPAYIFPTSGEVRVFGHKFGNYSWKKIKNRVGFVSSTLNNFSSTLNGEKLEDVVISGKFNSIGIYDEVVDEDREKADKIIEDFKISYIKNNRFGTLSQGEQRRTLLARAFMNEPDLLILDEPCSGLDVTSRSIFESS